A region of Gottschalkia purinilytica DNA encodes the following proteins:
- a CDS encoding segregation and condensation protein A — MKYKVILEGFEGPLDLLYHLIEKEKVDIYDIPIAKITDQYIAYIETMQELDLEITSEFLVMAATLLEIKSKMLLPSKKEKDGEQLEMEESDPRAELVKRLIEYKKYKQAAEKLKDKEELHSKLYYKPKEEIEYLITDDDFTLEGLDLNKLIDSYKSILKKCIILDSQIDYKEIQRDEITIEESIENILDIINYRKKINFEELFEDKLTRSKIVVTFLALLELIKQKVIIIKQENNFDQIIIKLKKHCEE; from the coding sequence ATGAAATATAAAGTTATATTAGAAGGTTTTGAAGGTCCTTTGGACTTGCTTTATCATCTTATTGAAAAAGAAAAAGTAGATATTTATGATATACCAATTGCTAAAATAACTGATCAATATATTGCTTATATCGAAACTATGCAAGAACTAGATTTAGAAATTACTAGTGAGTTTTTAGTTATGGCTGCAACATTATTAGAAATAAAGTCTAAGATGCTTCTACCGTCTAAAAAAGAAAAAGATGGAGAACAGCTAGAGATGGAAGAAAGTGATCCTAGAGCAGAATTGGTGAAAAGGCTTATAGAATATAAAAAATATAAACAAGCTGCAGAAAAATTAAAAGATAAGGAAGAATTACATAGCAAACTATATTATAAGCCTAAAGAAGAAATAGAATATTTAATAACTGATGATGATTTCACATTAGAAGGGTTAGATTTAAACAAGTTAATAGATTCTTATAAGAGTATTCTAAAAAAATGTATTATTTTAGATAGTCAGATTGATTATAAAGAAATTCAAAGAGATGAAATAACCATAGAAGAAAGTATAGAGAATATTTTAGATATAATAAATTATAGGAAAAAAATTAACTTTGAAGAATTATTTGAAGATAAATTAACGAGATCAAAGATAGTAGTTACTTTTTTAGCCCTGTTAGAGTTAATAAAACAAAAAGTTATAATTATAAAGCAAGAAAATAACTTTGATCAGATTATAATAAAATTAAAAAAACATTGTGAAGAATAG
- a CDS encoding pseudouridine synthase, whose protein sequence is MRLQKFMAQCGVASRRKSEELILQGKVKVNGIVINELGFKIDPINDNVMVNNRKIEIEKNKVYIALNKPTGYVTTLSDELGRKKVIDLVKNINERIYPIGRLDYDTSGLLLLTNDGELAYKLTHPKHEITKRYVADIKGIPTREELRKFKSGLNIDGYITAEANIKILNSNKDSSTVEIEIHEGRNRQVRKMCDKIGHPVITLKRVSIGSIKLKDLRLGKWRFLTEQEIEYLKEIK, encoded by the coding sequence ATGAGACTACAAAAGTTTATGGCTCAATGCGGGGTAGCGTCTAGAAGAAAATCTGAAGAATTGATATTGCAAGGAAAAGTTAAAGTAAATGGTATAGTAATAAATGAATTAGGTTTTAAAATAGATCCAATAAATGATAATGTAATGGTGAACAATAGAAAAATAGAGATAGAAAAAAATAAAGTATACATTGCTCTTAATAAACCAACAGGATATGTTACAACTTTATCAGATGAATTAGGAAGAAAAAAAGTTATAGATTTAGTTAAAAATATAAATGAAAGAATCTACCCTATTGGTAGACTTGACTATGATACATCAGGTCTTCTCCTTCTAACTAACGATGGAGAACTAGCATATAAGCTTACACACCCTAAACATGAAATAACCAAAAGATATGTAGCTGATATTAAAGGAATACCAACTAGAGAAGAATTAAGAAAATTTAAAAGTGGACTGAACATAGACGGATATATTACCGCTGAAGCTAATATAAAAATATTAAATTCAAATAAAGATAGTAGTACAGTAGAAATAGAAATACATGAAGGTAGGAACAGACAAGTAAGAAAAATGTGTGATAAAATAGGCCATCCAGTTATAACTTTGAAAAGAGTATCAATAGGATCAATAAAACTTAAAGACTTAAGGTTAGGTAAATGGAGATTTCTAACTGAACAAGAAATAGAATACTTAAAAGAAATAAAATAA
- a CDS encoding DUF2953 domain-containing protein, whose protein sequence is MTLTLLIVILIILLILLIFSYVVINIESNIYGKDSYLKINFMILKGLIKFNYEIPFLDIIWGRNEPILKLKSSIEEKSTNKKIDYQKDYLDFKEILKKLEIISDYKKIYIDSVEYILKKIRIKRINWNTEIGVSDAAITSILYGIINIIKVFIIQIFFGDKEVEELYVNIIPDFGKTIFKADFDCIIKIKLVDIIIGGYKALKVKIKGGVTNE, encoded by the coding sequence TTGACTCTTACTTTATTGATAGTAATATTGATAATATTATTAATATTATTAATATTTAGTTATGTTGTTATTAATATAGAATCTAATATATATGGAAAAGATTCATATTTAAAAATTAATTTTATGATCTTAAAAGGATTAATAAAATTCAATTATGAAATTCCTTTTTTAGATATAATATGGGGAAGAAATGAACCTATACTAAAACTTAAAAGTTCTATTGAAGAAAAAAGTACAAATAAAAAGATCGATTATCAGAAAGATTATTTAGATTTTAAAGAAATTTTAAAAAAACTTGAGATTATTTCTGATTATAAAAAAATATATATAGATTCAGTAGAATACATATTAAAAAAAATTAGAATAAAAAGGATAAATTGGAACACTGAAATAGGAGTTAGTGATGCTGCAATAACATCAATTTTATATGGAATTATTAATATCATAAAAGTTTTTATAATCCAAATATTTTTTGGAGATAAAGAAGTAGAAGAATTATATGTGAATATAATTCCGGACTTTGGTAAGACTATTTTTAAAGCAGATTTTGACTGTATAATTAAAATAAAATTAGTTGATATTATTATTGGGGGATATAAAGCACTAAAAGTCAAAATAAAAGGTGGTGTAACAAATGAGTGA
- a CDS encoding sulfide/dihydroorotate dehydrogenase-like FAD/NAD-binding protein produces MKYRLECVDAGSEYCPCYLAETNNCITCSHLQGKQFCDCEWRGTCIYQEYVNNGYQKTYQREDIPVQVEKRESIGSNCMMLKIKVSKTLARQLKEPGAYVFLRGTDLPHYFDVPMSIMEADDSNGYIYISYQTLGAKTKKLDEDRSEFLLRGPYWNGLYGLKSLKKVSEDNCLVIARGIAQAPAILVIKKLIKNRNKVIFVVDKGVVGEIFIEDLIDGLDIRIIEEDVQSENGKFLIKNILRNEDIGLVYSGGSDVLHASVINMIDQVGVNPNIVITNNNEICCGEGICGGCTIRLSNGVRAKTCKTQLEARKVIERRVFDD; encoded by the coding sequence ATGAAATATAGACTTGAATGTGTAGATGCAGGAAGTGAATATTGTCCTTGCTACTTAGCTGAAACAAATAATTGTATTACTTGCTCTCATTTGCAAGGAAAGCAATTTTGTGACTGTGAATGGAGAGGTACATGTATATATCAAGAATATGTAAATAATGGGTATCAAAAGACCTATCAAAGAGAAGATATACCTGTACAAGTAGAGAAGAGAGAAAGTATAGGGTCAAATTGTATGATGTTAAAAATAAAAGTTAGTAAAACACTTGCTAGACAATTAAAAGAGCCAGGAGCATATGTCTTTTTAAGAGGTACAGACTTACCACACTATTTTGACGTTCCAATGTCTATAATGGAAGCAGATGACTCTAATGGATATATATATATAAGCTATCAAACTCTTGGTGCTAAAACAAAAAAATTAGATGAAGATAGAAGTGAGTTTTTATTAAGGGGACCTTATTGGAATGGGCTATATGGACTTAAAAGTTTGAAAAAAGTTTCAGAGGATAACTGTTTGGTTATAGCTAGAGGAATTGCACAAGCACCAGCTATTTTAGTTATAAAGAAACTTATTAAGAATAGAAACAAAGTAATTTTTGTAGTAGATAAAGGCGTAGTAGGTGAGATATTTATAGAAGACCTAATAGATGGACTAGATATAAGAATTATAGAAGAAGACGTACAAAGTGAAAATGGCAAGTTTCTAATAAAGAATATCTTAAGAAATGAGGATATTGGACTAGTTTATAGTGGCGGATCAGATGTACTTCATGCATCTGTAATAAATATGATAGATCAAGTAGGCGTAAATCCTAATATTGTAATAACAAATAATAATGAAATATGTTGTGGAGAAGGCATATGTGGGGGATGTACTATAAGATTATCTAATGGCGTAAGAGCTAAAACTTGTAAGACACAGTTAGAAGCTAGAAAAGTTATTGAAAGGAGGGTTTTTGATGACTAA
- a CDS encoding D-alanyl-D-alanine carboxypeptidase family protein produces the protein MKLAKKYNIIITLIICLSLIGTSLSSFAFAIEEDVLKEGFDIDAKSAILIDSKTGEVLYEKNTHEKLPPASITKIMLLLLTMEALESNKIKLDDKVVVSSNASKMGGSQVFLEEGETQTVEELITAISLRSANDASVALAEHLSGSIELFVKQMNEKAKKIGMKNTNFKNTTGLPDKDHYSTAYDISIMSKELLKYPKIHEWLSTWMGEIKVGKKKDITQSLVNTNNLIRFYQGANGIKTGYTGEAGYCLSASAKKGNLTLISVVLGSSTSKTRFNETKKLLDYGFATYDSIDISRKGEVVKVLPVSKGKEKEVKVIVKDNLSILTKKGENKKVEKTMDIPEYINAPMVKNQKVGELIIKIDGKEVGRSNLVLSDNVEKASFVNMLRDNFGKLTGY, from the coding sequence ATGAAATTAGCTAAAAAATATAATATAATAATAACTTTAATTATCTGCTTAAGTTTAATAGGAACATCTTTATCTAGCTTTGCATTTGCTATAGAAGAAGATGTGCTAAAAGAAGGATTTGATATAGATGCAAAATCAGCAATACTTATAGACTCAAAAACAGGAGAAGTACTTTATGAAAAAAATACACATGAAAAGCTACCACCAGCTAGCATAACAAAAATCATGCTTTTATTATTGACTATGGAAGCTTTAGAAAGTAATAAAATAAAGCTTGATGATAAAGTAGTCGTAAGTTCTAATGCATCTAAAATGGGTGGAAGTCAAGTATTTCTGGAAGAAGGGGAAACTCAGACAGTTGAAGAACTTATAACAGCTATATCTTTAAGATCTGCTAATGATGCTTCAGTTGCATTAGCAGAGCATTTAAGTGGAAGTATAGAATTATTTGTTAAGCAAATGAATGAAAAAGCAAAAAAAATAGGAATGAAAAATACAAATTTTAAAAATACAACAGGATTACCTGATAAAGATCATTATTCTACTGCATATGATATAAGTATAATGTCAAAAGAGTTATTAAAATATCCTAAAATACATGAATGGTTATCTACATGGATGGGTGAAATTAAAGTAGGAAAAAAGAAAGATATCACTCAAAGCTTAGTAAATACTAATAATTTAATTAGATTTTATCAAGGAGCAAATGGAATAAAGACAGGATATACTGGAGAAGCAGGATATTGTTTATCTGCATCAGCAAAAAAAGGAAATCTGACACTAATTTCAGTCGTATTAGGTTCTAGTACAAGTAAAACAAGATTTAACGAAACAAAGAAACTTCTAGACTATGGATTTGCTACTTATGATTCTATAGATATATCTAGAAAAGGAGAAGTAGTAAAAGTATTGCCTGTTTCAAAAGGAAAAGAGAAAGAAGTTAAAGTTATAGTAAAGGATAATTTAAGTATATTAACTAAAAAAGGCGAGAACAAAAAAGTAGAAAAAACTATGGATATTCCTGAATATATTAATGCTCCAATGGTAAAAAACCAAAAAGTTGGAGAATTAATTATAAAGATAGATGGAAAAGAAGTAGGAAGAAGTAATTTAGTTTTAAGTGACAATGTTGAGAAGGCTTCTTTTGTAAATATGCTAAGAGATAATTTTGGAAAGTTGACTGGATATTAG
- a CDS encoding FAD-dependent oxidoreductase: MTKVVIIGGGWAGCAAAISAKKAGAEVTLIERTDLLIGLGNVGGIMRNNGRYTATEENIALGAPELFDVTDSCARHKNIEFPGHKHATLYDVTQVEPTVRRLLKDKGINILFESRAIDIIKEDKKIKGIVLSDKSVIYGDVFIETTGSTGPMGNCLKYGNGCSMCILRCPSFGPRISISKRAGVEDILGKRGDESYGAFSGSCKLNKDSLSAEIVEKLNKEGVAVLRIPEEDINLGKLDIKVCQQYALKEFAENIVLLDTGHAKLMAPFYPLEKLRKIKGLENARYEDPYAGGKANSVRYLSIAPRNNSMKVRGVDNLLCAGEKSGLFVGHTEAIATGTLAGHNSVRLSLGVPLLELPRNLAIGDIIAFANEQIITEEGLKKRYTFAGSEFFQRMKSTGLYITDKEEIKRKISRVNLLGIYNEKLI, translated from the coding sequence ATGACTAAAGTTGTGATAATAGGCGGGGGATGGGCTGGATGTGCAGCAGCGATATCTGCAAAAAAAGCAGGCGCAGAGGTCACTTTAATAGAGAGAACTGATTTATTAATTGGTTTAGGAAATGTTGGAGGAATAATGAGAAATAATGGTAGATATACTGCTACCGAGGAGAATATAGCTCTGGGAGCTCCTGAACTATTTGATGTAACAGATAGCTGTGCTAGACATAAGAATATTGAGTTTCCTGGACATAAGCATGCTACTTTATATGATGTTACACAAGTTGAACCTACAGTTAGAAGACTATTAAAAGACAAAGGGATAAATATATTATTTGAAAGTAGAGCAATTGATATTATAAAGGAAGATAAAAAAATAAAAGGAATTGTATTATCTGATAAGAGTGTAATTTATGGAGATGTATTTATAGAAACTACAGGATCAACAGGACCTATGGGAAATTGTTTAAAGTATGGAAACGGATGTTCAATGTGTATTTTAAGATGTCCTTCTTTTGGACCTAGAATAAGTATTAGTAAGCGTGCAGGAGTTGAAGATATATTAGGAAAAAGAGGCGACGAATCTTATGGAGCTTTTAGTGGATCATGTAAATTAAATAAAGACTCTCTAAGTGCGGAAATAGTTGAAAAACTAAATAAAGAGGGAGTAGCAGTATTACGAATACCAGAAGAAGATATAAACTTAGGAAAACTAGATATAAAAGTATGTCAGCAATATGCCTTAAAGGAGTTTGCTGAAAATATAGTTTTATTAGATACAGGGCATGCTAAGCTTATGGCACCATTCTATCCCTTAGAGAAGCTTAGAAAAATAAAGGGACTAGAAAATGCTAGATATGAGGATCCTTATGCAGGAGGAAAAGCAAACTCAGTTAGATATCTTTCAATAGCTCCAAGAAACAATTCAATGAAAGTTAGAGGAGTTGACAACTTATTATGTGCGGGTGAAAAGTCTGGATTATTTGTAGGGCATACAGAAGCAATTGCAACTGGAACGTTAGCAGGACATAATAGTGTACGATTAAGCTTGGGAGTGCCTTTATTAGAATTACCTAGAAATTTAGCAATTGGTGATATAATAGCTTTTGCAAATGAACAAATTATAACGGAAGAAGGGCTTAAGAAAAGATATACATTTGCAGGCTCTGAGTTCTTTCAAAGAATGAAATCAACAGGATTATATATAACTGATAAAGAAGAAATAAAGAGAAAAATATCAAGAGTAAATTTACTAGGAATTTATAATGAAAAACTTATATAG
- a CDS encoding site-2 protease family protein, producing the protein MLQSNGVIQWLIEFLTILPAILIAISFHEFAHGYAAYLLGDPTAKSYGRLTLDPMAHLDPIGFLLLIIAKFGWAKPVPIDSSYFKHRKRDTMIVSFAGPLANFIVAVISTIILAFGIKYRFNNIVMDVINAIIIYNLALGVFNLLPFPPLDGSKILASLLPYKYENLFYQYEKGLYVILIILVITGGINIFLSRWIVLGSNVLMNLVQFIINL; encoded by the coding sequence ATGTTACAAAGTAATGGTGTAATACAGTGGCTTATAGAATTTCTAACTATCTTACCAGCGATATTAATTGCTATTAGTTTTCATGAATTTGCACATGGATATGCAGCATATCTTCTAGGGGATCCTACTGCAAAAAGCTATGGAAGACTTACACTTGATCCAATGGCTCATCTTGATCCTATAGGATTTTTGTTATTGATAATAGCAAAGTTTGGATGGGCTAAGCCTGTACCTATTGATTCATCTTATTTTAAGCATAGAAAAAGAGACACTATGATTGTTTCTTTTGCTGGACCATTAGCAAATTTTATAGTTGCTGTTATATCAACTATAATACTAGCATTTGGCATTAAATATAGATTTAATAATATAGTAATGGATGTCATAAATGCAATAATAATATATAATCTAGCATTGGGAGTATTTAACCTTTTACCTTTTCCACCTTTAGATGGTTCAAAAATATTAGCAAGTCTTTTACCATATAAGTATGAAAATCTATTTTATCAATATGAAAAAGGATTATATGTTATATTGATAATTTTAGTTATAACTGGTGGAATAAACATTTTTTTATCCAGATGGATAGTGCTTGGGAGCAATGTATTAATGAACTTAGTGCAATTTATAATTAACTTATAA
- the scpB gene encoding SMC-Scp complex subunit ScpB, producing the protein MDKREMKSIIEALLFTWGDPLAIQEISSILEISKTESEEIIKEMIDEFNYNRRGLQIIQVNNAYQLATRAEHFEWIKKLCTPKENKTLSIAALETLSIIAYRQPITKVEVEAIRGVKCDKAISTLLEKNLIKEVGRLEKTGRPILYGTTDDFLKCFGLSKLDELPELEIPKEEINNIS; encoded by the coding sequence ATGGATAAAAGAGAAATGAAATCTATAATAGAAGCATTATTGTTTACTTGGGGAGATCCTTTAGCGATACAGGAAATATCAAGTATATTAGAAATATCAAAAACAGAATCTGAAGAAATCATAAAAGAGATGATAGATGAATTTAATTACAATAGAAGGGGTTTACAAATTATTCAGGTAAATAATGCATATCAACTTGCTACAAGAGCTGAGCATTTTGAATGGATAAAAAAATTATGTACACCTAAAGAAAATAAAACTTTGTCTATTGCAGCTTTAGAAACATTATCAATCATTGCATATAGACAACCTATAACTAAAGTTGAGGTAGAAGCTATAAGAGGAGTTAAGTGTGATAAGGCAATATCTACTTTACTAGAGAAAAATCTTATAAAAGAAGTTGGAAGACTTGAGAAAACAGGACGACCTATTTTATATGGAACAACTGACGACTTTTTAAAATGTTTTGGATTATCTAAACTAGATGAACTACCAGAACTAGAAATTCCAAAAGAAGAAATTAATAATATTTCTTAA
- a CDS encoding tRNA (mnm(5)s(2)U34)-methyltransferase: protein MNKLYKYFVNAIDIVNNIMKKRVVEGSTVVDATIGNGHDTNLLASLVGNEGKVYGFDIQEDAINSTRIKLEKNNLDNRVRLIKDSHEYIQKYINEKVDFIIFNLGYLPGGHHSITTKSDSTIKAVEKSLELLNNNGILLIVVYPGHSSGKIEKEKIDDYLKLLNQKEFTVLKFDFINQINHPPILYGIEKKSN, encoded by the coding sequence GTGAATAAGTTGTATAAATACTTTGTAAATGCTATTGATATAGTTAATAATATAATGAAAAAAAGAGTGGTAGAAGGATCTACTGTGGTAGATGCTACAATAGGAAATGGACATGATACAAATTTATTGGCTTCATTAGTTGGGAACGAAGGCAAAGTATATGGATTTGATATACAAGAAGATGCTATTAATAGTACTAGAATTAAATTAGAAAAAAATAATTTAGACAATCGAGTAAGATTAATTAAGGACAGTCACGAATATATACAAAAATATATTAATGAAAAAGTAGATTTTATAATCTTTAATCTTGGATATCTTCCAGGAGGACATCATAGTATAACTACTAAATCTGATTCTACTATTAAGGCTGTGGAAAAGAGCTTAGAATTATTAAATAATAACGGAATTTTATTAATTGTAGTATATCCTGGTCATAGTAGTGGAAAAATTGAAAAAGAAAAAATAGATGATTATTTGAAATTATTAAACCAAAAGGAATTTACAGTATTAAAGTTTGATTTTATAAATCAAATAAATCATCCACCTATTTTATATGGAATAGAGAAAAAATCTAATTAG
- the ytfJ gene encoding GerW family sporulation protein, whose translation MSEHPIEGLMKTTMESIKEMVDVNTIVGDPVETLDGQVIIPISKVCFGFVSGGGEYSIQNKSKHRLDKDDACNTEKVPFAGGAGAGVTVQPVAFMIVGNGQMKLSPVDQGSAILNSLLDFIPKVTNSMQQKKKKTTNSCEDNIE comes from the coding sequence ATGAGTGAACATCCTATTGAAGGATTAATGAAAACGACTATGGAAAGTATAAAAGAAATGGTAGATGTTAATACAATTGTAGGTGATCCAGTAGAAACACTTGATGGTCAGGTTATAATACCTATATCTAAAGTTTGCTTTGGATTTGTTTCAGGTGGTGGAGAATATAGCATACAAAACAAAAGTAAACATAGACTTGACAAAGACGATGCTTGCAACACAGAAAAAGTACCATTTGCAGGAGGAGCAGGAGCAGGTGTTACTGTACAACCAGTAGCTTTCATGATAGTTGGAAATGGACAAATGAAACTATCACCTGTTGATCAAGGCTCAGCTATATTAAATAGTTTGTTAGATTTTATTCCTAAGGTTACAAATAGTATGCAACAAAAAAAGAAAAAGACTACTAACAGTTGTGAAGACAATATTGAATAA
- a CDS encoding GNAT family N-acetyltransferase, whose amino-acid sequence MITIKKLSTEEEKENLNLMLKHYDMKEDINKNDIIHIMLDNGEIIGATKISSYNSIEELIYIIIREDKRGEDLGDGLLRGAFNYCLNKGIKNIYYFNESKYLLKKGFVEAKKTLDMKNHIPKDSFLVCNIENLFSKSCRSKRSE is encoded by the coding sequence ATGATAACAATAAAAAAATTAAGCACTGAGGAAGAAAAAGAAAATTTGAATTTGATGTTAAAACACTATGATATGAAAGAAGATATAAATAAGAATGATATTATACATATAATGCTGGATAATGGAGAAATCATTGGAGCTACTAAAATATCATCTTATAATTCTATAGAAGAATTAATATATATTATAATAAGAGAAGATAAAAGAGGAGAAGATTTAGGTGATGGTCTTTTAAGAGGTGCATTTAATTATTGTTTAAATAAAGGGATTAAGAATATTTATTATTTTAATGAAAGTAAATATCTATTAAAAAAAGGATTTGTAGAAGCCAAAAAAACTTTAGATATGAAAAACCATATTCCAAAAGATAGTTTTCTCGTATGTAACATAGAAAATTTATTTAGTAAGAGTTGTAGAAGTAAAAGGAGTGAATAA
- a CDS encoding D-alanyl-D-alanine carboxypeptidase family protein translates to MKIKRYLYITILFTLILTTSVYGEVDKLPISASSAILIDSATGRVLYSLNSNKKLPMASTTKIMTTLVAIEKGDLDKKVKIKKEWTGIEGSSIYLVENEKITLRDLLYGLMLRSGNDAAIAIANHISGSVEKFSNEMNKKAKKIGLNNTNFENPHGLHDENHYTTAYDLSMITREAMKLKEFREISSAKKWTADREQNKLFYNKNDTLSEYKGGDGGKTGFTRAAGRCLVTSATRNGVQLIAVVLNDSNWFNDCYTLMDYGFDNYKPYIIHSKKQFIKNVSLIGGNKDKIPVFTEKELLVPLKEEEVDKVKAVVKVPDSVKTPIKKGDVVGTLQIFLEGELISTSNLISQDTIDEKGKSNKVKDFISNIFE, encoded by the coding sequence TTGAAAATAAAAAGATATTTATATATAACAATTTTGTTTACACTTATATTAACTACTTCGGTCTATGGAGAAGTAGATAAATTGCCTATATCTGCTTCAAGTGCTATTTTAATAGATAGTGCTACGGGTAGAGTTTTATATTCTTTAAACTCAAATAAAAAACTTCCTATGGCTAGTACAACTAAGATAATGACAACATTGGTAGCAATAGAAAAAGGGGATCTAGATAAAAAAGTTAAGATAAAGAAAGAATGGACTGGAATTGAGGGATCTAGCATATATCTTGTTGAAAATGAAAAAATTACTTTAAGAGATTTACTTTATGGACTTATGCTTAGATCAGGAAACGATGCTGCAATTGCTATAGCAAATCATATTTCTGGATCTGTAGAAAAATTTTCTAATGAAATGAATAAAAAAGCAAAAAAAATAGGATTAAATAATACTAATTTTGAAAATCCTCATGGATTACATGATGAAAATCATTATACAACAGCTTATGACTTATCAATGATAACAAGAGAAGCTATGAAATTAAAGGAATTTAGAGAAATATCATCTGCTAAAAAGTGGACAGCAGATAGAGAACAAAATAAGCTTTTTTATAATAAAAATGATACATTATCAGAATATAAAGGTGGAGACGGTGGAAAAACAGGTTTTACTAGAGCAGCAGGGAGATGTCTGGTAACGAGTGCTACTAGAAATGGAGTACAATTAATAGCAGTTGTACTTAATGATTCAAATTGGTTTAATGATTGCTATACACTAATGGATTATGGATTTGATAACTATAAACCTTATATAATTCATAGTAAAAAACAATTTATAAAAAATGTATCTCTTATAGGTGGTAACAAAGACAAAATTCCAGTTTTTACAGAAAAGGAGTTATTAGTTCCTTTAAAGGAAGAAGAAGTAGATAAGGTAAAAGCTGTAGTTAAAGTTCCAGATAGTGTTAAAACGCCTATAAAAAAAGGAGATGTAGTAGGTACTTTACAGATATTTTTAGAAGGAGAGCTTATATCTACAAGTAATTTGATATCTCAAGATACAATAGATGAAAAGGGAAAAAGTAATAAAGTTAAAGACTTTATTTCAAATATATTTGAATAG